A section of the Gemmatimonas aurantiaca genome encodes:
- the rpmB gene encoding 50S ribosomal protein L28 codes for MAINRNRCYSCDKGVAFGNNVSHANNKTRRTWKPNLQVVRTLEAGKVIKVKVCTRCLAAGKVQRAPRGQVAVA; via the coding sequence ATGGCCATCAATCGCAACCGCTGCTACAGCTGCGACAAGGGTGTTGCCTTCGGCAACAACGTTTCGCACGCGAACAACAAGACCCGCCGCACCTGGAAGCCCAATCTCCAGGTGGTCCGCACGCTCGAAGCGGGCAAGGTGATCAAGGTGAAGGTCTGCACCCGCTGCCTCGCGGCCGGCAAGGTGCAGCGCGCGCCGCGCGGTCAGGTCGCCGTCGCCTGA
- the carB gene encoding carbamoyl-phosphate synthase large subunit: MPRRSDLHRILVIGSGPIVIGQAAEFDYSGTQATKALREEGYEVILVNSNPATIMTDPEFADRTYVEPVTPEFVEKVIEKERPDAVLPTMGGQTALNVALALHESGVLTRYGCELIGANARAIRVAEDRKLFAEAMEKIGLKCPTGRTVTSLEEALSAVEDTGYPAIIRPSFTLGGTGGGIAYNREEFETIVRRGLDLSPVHSVLIERSLLGWKEYELEVMRDCADNVVIVCSIENLDPMGVHTGDSITVAPAMTLTDREYQVMRDAAVAIIREIGVDAGGCNIQFAVSPTTGELIVIEMNPRVSRSSALASKATGFPIARIGAKLAVGYTLDEVPNDITKTTPASFEPVLDYVIVKCPRFAFEKFTSSDPGLTTQMKSVGESMAIGRTFKEAFQKALRALETGRPGWAIADRLQDDRLTEGSKEELRGALRRPTPERIFQLKRAMLLGMDTQELYGITAIDPWFLDQLRELIDAEQWYQGLAGVDAEAMRRMKRLGFSDRQLGTLRGQTEHEARAERWALNVRPSYKMIDTCAGEFPSSTPYLYGNYDEESEAATEGRKKVVILGSGPNRIGQGVEFDYCCVRAVLALRQQGYEAIMVNSNPETVSTDFDISDKLYFEPLTLEDVLEIVQREQPEGVIVQLGGQTPLKLTRPLEAAGVRILGTSPDAIDAAEDRRRFEAIARELGIEQPANGTATSVDEAVKIAEQIGFPVLVRPSYVLGGRAMEIVHDEPSLRDYFERAARVSEERPVLVDRFLEDAFEADVDALSDGKDVVIGAVMEHIESAGIHSGDSACILPPYLIPPAAVEQMKAHTIAFARRLGVVGLINVQYAWKDGQVYVIEVNPRASRTVPFVSKAIGISLASAAARLMLGESLAEVGFTEEIVPPYVSVKEAVFPFNKFREFDPVLGPEMRSTGEVMGIDDDFGAAFMKSQLAADNALPREGAVFFTINDSDKPTAAKLAQRFHALGFSILATSGTAAYFAERGIPATSVLKVHEGRPHGVDKILNGEVQLLVNTPLGKHAQVDDEKLRQAAIANRLPYTTTLTAANAAYEAIAARRTREPVVRSLQEWHAILAAARANDAAAQPAGVA, encoded by the coding sequence ATGCCGAGACGTTCTGACCTGCACCGGATTCTCGTGATCGGCTCCGGGCCGATCGTGATCGGGCAGGCTGCTGAATTCGATTATTCCGGAACGCAGGCCACCAAGGCGCTGCGCGAAGAGGGGTACGAGGTGATCCTCGTGAACTCCAATCCGGCCACGATCATGACCGATCCCGAATTTGCGGATCGCACGTACGTGGAACCGGTGACGCCGGAGTTCGTCGAGAAGGTGATCGAGAAGGAGCGCCCCGATGCCGTGCTGCCCACCATGGGTGGACAGACGGCGCTCAACGTGGCGCTCGCGCTGCACGAGAGCGGGGTGCTCACCAGATACGGGTGTGAACTGATCGGCGCCAACGCGCGCGCCATCCGGGTGGCCGAGGATCGCAAGCTCTTCGCCGAAGCGATGGAGAAGATCGGGCTCAAGTGTCCCACCGGCCGCACGGTCACGTCGCTCGAGGAAGCGCTGTCCGCGGTCGAAGACACGGGATATCCGGCCATCATCCGCCCGTCGTTCACGCTGGGCGGCACGGGCGGCGGCATCGCATACAACCGCGAGGAGTTCGAGACCATCGTACGCCGCGGTCTCGATCTGTCGCCGGTGCATTCGGTGCTCATCGAACGCTCGTTGCTGGGCTGGAAGGAGTACGAGCTCGAAGTCATGCGCGACTGCGCCGACAACGTGGTCATCGTCTGCTCCATCGAGAACCTCGATCCGATGGGCGTGCACACCGGTGACTCCATCACCGTCGCGCCGGCCATGACGCTCACCGATCGGGAATATCAGGTGATGCGCGACGCGGCCGTGGCCATCATCCGTGAAATCGGCGTGGACGCCGGCGGCTGCAACATCCAGTTCGCCGTGAGCCCCACCACCGGTGAGCTGATCGTCATCGAGATGAATCCGCGCGTGTCGCGTTCGTCGGCGCTGGCGTCGAAGGCCACCGGTTTCCCGATCGCGCGCATCGGTGCCAAGCTGGCCGTGGGATACACGCTCGACGAGGTGCCCAACGACATCACGAAGACCACACCGGCCAGTTTCGAGCCGGTGCTCGACTACGTCATCGTGAAGTGTCCGCGTTTCGCCTTCGAGAAGTTCACCAGCTCCGATCCGGGTCTCACCACGCAGATGAAGTCGGTGGGTGAGTCCATGGCCATCGGCCGCACGTTCAAGGAGGCCTTCCAGAAGGCCCTGCGTGCGCTCGAGACCGGCCGTCCGGGGTGGGCCATCGCCGACCGTCTGCAGGACGATCGGTTGACCGAAGGCTCGAAGGAAGAATTGCGCGGCGCCCTGCGTCGTCCCACACCCGAGCGCATCTTCCAGCTCAAGCGCGCCATGCTGCTGGGCATGGACACGCAGGAGCTGTACGGCATCACGGCCATCGATCCGTGGTTCCTCGATCAGTTGCGCGAACTCATCGACGCCGAGCAGTGGTATCAGGGTCTTGCCGGCGTCGATGCCGAAGCCATGCGCCGCATGAAGCGGCTGGGCTTCTCCGACCGCCAGCTCGGCACGCTGCGCGGGCAGACGGAACACGAAGCGCGTGCCGAACGTTGGGCCCTGAATGTGCGGCCGTCGTACAAGATGATCGACACCTGCGCCGGTGAATTCCCGTCGAGCACGCCGTATCTCTACGGCAACTACGACGAGGAAAGCGAAGCGGCCACCGAGGGGCGCAAGAAGGTCGTCATTCTCGGTTCGGGCCCCAATCGCATCGGTCAGGGCGTGGAGTTCGACTACTGCTGCGTGCGCGCTGTGCTCGCGCTGCGCCAGCAGGGGTACGAGGCCATCATGGTCAACTCCAACCCCGAAACGGTTTCCACCGATTTCGACATCTCCGACAAGCTGTACTTCGAGCCGCTCACGCTCGAGGACGTACTGGAGATCGTGCAGCGCGAGCAGCCGGAAGGCGTGATCGTGCAGCTTGGCGGGCAGACGCCGCTCAAGCTCACCCGTCCGCTCGAAGCCGCTGGTGTGCGCATCCTCGGCACGTCGCCCGACGCCATCGATGCCGCCGAAGACCGTCGCCGCTTCGAAGCCATCGCGCGGGAACTCGGCATCGAGCAGCCGGCCAACGGAACGGCCACCAGTGTGGACGAAGCCGTGAAGATCGCCGAGCAGATCGGATTCCCGGTGCTCGTGCGTCCGTCGTACGTGCTGGGTGGACGCGCCATGGAAATCGTGCACGATGAACCGTCGTTGCGGGATTATTTCGAACGCGCGGCGCGGGTGAGCGAGGAGCGACCGGTGCTGGTGGACCGGTTCCTCGAAGACGCCTTTGAAGCCGACGTGGACGCGCTGTCCGACGGCAAGGATGTCGTGATCGGTGCGGTGATGGAACACATCGAGAGCGCCGGCATTCACTCCGGCGATTCGGCGTGCATCCTGCCGCCGTATCTCATTCCGCCCGCCGCGGTGGAGCAGATGAAGGCGCACACCATCGCGTTTGCCAGGCGCCTGGGTGTGGTCGGCCTGATCAACGTGCAGTATGCCTGGAAGGACGGGCAGGTGTACGTGATCGAAGTGAATCCGCGTGCGTCGCGCACGGTGCCGTTCGTGTCGAAGGCCATCGGCATCTCGCTGGCGTCGGCAGCGGCGCGGCTCATGCTGGGAGAGTCGCTGGCCGAAGTCGGATTCACCGAGGAGATCGTTCCGCCGTACGTGAGTGTGAAGGAGGCGGTGTTCCCGTTCAACAAGTTCCGCGAGTTCGATCCGGTGCTGGGCCCCGAGATGCGTTCCACGGGCGAAGTGATGGGCATCGACGACGACTTCGGCGCGGCGTTCATGAAGTCGCAGCTCGCGGCCGACAACGCGCTGCCGCGTGAAGGCGCGGTGTTCTTCACCATCAACGACAGCGACAAGCCCACGGCCGCGAAGCTGGCGCAGCGTTTCCACGCACTCGGCTTCTCGATCCTGGCCACCAGTGGCACGGCGGCATATTTCGCTGAACGGGGAATTCCGGCCACCAGCGTGCTGAAGGTGCACGAAGGCCGTCCGCACGGCGTGGACAAGATCCTGAACGGGGAGGTGCAGTTGCTCGTGAACACCCCGCTCGGCAAGCATGCACAGGTGGACGACGAGAAGCTGCGTCAGGCCGCCATCGCGAACCGTCTGCCGTACACCACCACGCTGACCGCGGCCAATGCGGCGTATGAGGCCATCGCCGCGCGTCGCACGCGCGAACCGGTGGTGCGGTCGTTGCAGGAGTGGCACGCGATCCTCGCCGCGGCGCGGGCGAACGATGCGGCCGCGCAACCGGCCGGCGTCGCGTGA
- a CDS encoding GDP-mannose 4,6-dehydratase, whose protein sequence is MNGAASRSLNRVLVTGASGFVGQWLLPALVADGAEVVALAVDESAVGVTARGVPTMPDGILWRFGDLRDDRFVATVVQEARADTVIHLAAISHLPTAAADPALAWDVNVTATARLLHHLDRVRASGDADPVILLAGSAEQYGRDARHGAAADVKLDEDAVQAPRTVYAATKAAQEVLAFQCWRASGLRTIVARSFNHSGPGQPARFLLPALVARARALAHAAPGTPMPVGNLSPIRDFLHVRDVVAAYISLCQRGTPGEAYNVASGTGWSVRDVLDRVMARAGVRAVPTEDPSLVRPVDVPVLIGDPRKLQHATGWRATRSLDDIIDDLFHAETF, encoded by the coding sequence ATGAACGGTGCCGCGAGCCGGTCCCTGAACCGCGTCCTGGTCACCGGCGCATCCGGTTTCGTGGGACAGTGGCTGCTGCCCGCGCTGGTCGCGGATGGCGCGGAAGTGGTGGCCCTTGCCGTCGATGAATCGGCCGTGGGTGTCACGGCGCGCGGAGTGCCGACGATGCCGGACGGCATCCTCTGGCGCTTCGGCGACCTGCGCGACGACCGGTTCGTTGCCACGGTGGTGCAGGAGGCCAGGGCGGACACGGTGATCCACCTGGCGGCCATCTCCCATCTGCCCACGGCGGCGGCCGATCCGGCGCTGGCCTGGGACGTGAATGTCACCGCTACGGCGCGTCTGCTGCATCACCTTGATCGTGTCCGCGCGTCCGGTGATGCCGACCCGGTGATCCTGCTGGCCGGCAGCGCCGAGCAGTATGGCCGCGATGCGCGGCATGGCGCAGCGGCGGACGTGAAACTGGACGAGGACGCTGTGCAGGCGCCGCGCACCGTGTACGCCGCCACGAAGGCCGCGCAGGAAGTGCTGGCGTTCCAGTGCTGGCGGGCCTCGGGGCTCCGCACCATCGTCGCGCGCAGCTTCAACCACAGTGGACCGGGGCAGCCGGCGCGGTTTCTGCTGCCCGCACTGGTGGCCCGTGCGCGCGCGCTGGCCCATGCCGCACCCGGTACACCGATGCCGGTGGGCAACCTCTCGCCGATACGCGACTTCCTCCATGTTCGTGACGTGGTGGCTGCGTATATTTCGCTCTGTCAGCGGGGCACGCCGGGTGAGGCGTACAACGTGGCCAGCGGCACCGGATGGTCGGTGCGCGATGTCCTCGACCGGGTGATGGCGCGAGCAGGTGTCCGCGCCGTGCCCACCGAGGATCCATCACTGGTCCGTCCCGTTGATGTCCCCGTATTGATCGGGGACCCGCGGAAGCTGCAGCACGCCACCGGTTGGCGTGCAACGCGTTCTCTCGACGACATCATCGACGATCTGTTCCATGCCGAGACGTTCTGA
- the gmd gene encoding GDP-mannose 4,6-dehydratase, which yields MKTALITGITGQDGSYLAELLLAKGYRVVGVVRRSSTTPYERIAHLVDRVELVSADLLDQTSLTDVVQATRPDEIYNLAAQSFVQTSWNQPVLTGEFTALGVTRMLEALRKAAPGARFYQASSSEQFGKVVETPQRESTPFYPRSPYGVAKVYGHWITVNYRESFDLYAVSGILFNHESPRRGLEFVTRKISDGVARIKLGLQRELRLGNLDARRDWGFAGDYVDAMWRMLQQDTPDDYVIGTGETYAVRDFCEAAFNAVGLDYRNHVVQDERFFRPAEVDLLVADPGKAKAQLGWMPQVNFSQLVAMMVEADLARYAATR from the coding sequence GTGAAGACTGCGCTCATCACCGGCATCACCGGACAGGACGGCTCCTACCTCGCCGAACTGCTGCTCGCCAAAGGGTACCGTGTCGTCGGAGTCGTGCGTCGCTCCTCGACCACGCCGTACGAACGCATCGCGCATCTCGTCGATCGGGTCGAACTCGTGTCCGCCGATCTGCTCGATCAGACATCGCTCACCGATGTCGTGCAGGCCACGCGTCCCGACGAGATCTACAATCTGGCCGCGCAGAGTTTCGTGCAGACGTCGTGGAATCAGCCCGTGCTCACGGGCGAGTTCACGGCGCTTGGCGTCACCCGCATGCTCGAGGCGCTGCGCAAGGCCGCGCCCGGGGCGCGCTTCTATCAGGCCAGCTCCAGTGAGCAGTTCGGCAAGGTGGTGGAAACACCGCAGCGCGAAAGCACGCCGTTCTATCCGCGTTCGCCATACGGCGTCGCCAAGGTGTACGGACACTGGATCACCGTGAACTACCGCGAGAGTTTCGATCTCTACGCGGTGAGCGGCATTCTCTTCAATCACGAATCGCCGCGACGCGGGCTCGAGTTCGTGACGCGCAAGATTTCCGATGGGGTGGCGCGCATCAAACTCGGATTGCAGCGCGAACTGCGGCTGGGCAATCTCGATGCCCGTCGCGACTGGGGATTTGCCGGCGACTACGTCGACGCCATGTGGCGCATGCTGCAGCAGGACACGCCCGACGACTACGTGATCGGCACCGGTGAGACGTATGCGGTGCGCGACTTCTGCGAGGCGGCGTTCAATGCCGTGGGCCTCGACTACCGCAATCACGTGGTGCAGGACGAGCGGTTCTTCCGTCCCGCGGAGGTCGATCTGCTGGTGGCCGATCCGGGCAAGGCGAAGGCGCAGCTGGGATGGATGCCGCAGGTGAACTTCAGCCAGCTCGTCGCCATGATGGTCGAAGCCGACCTCGCCCGGTACGCCGCCACCAGGTGA